Proteins found in one Vallitalea guaymasensis genomic segment:
- a CDS encoding O-acetylhomoserine aminocarboxypropyltransferase/cysteine synthase family protein: protein MEKKWKIETAAVQGGYAPGNSEPRVLPIYQSTTYKYDTCEEVAKLFDLEAAGHMYTRISNPTVEALEKKMAMLEGGIGAMATSSGQAATMIAVMTICTAGDHLLAASTLYGGSFSLLKTTLKKFGIDVTFVDPELSLEELKTYIKPNTKGVFAETIGNPGLNILDFEKFSTLAHDNVVPLIVDNTFPTPYLCRPIEHGADIVTHSCTKYTDGHATSVGGMIIDSGKFNWANGKFPEMTTPDESYHGVVYVRDFKEAAYITKARVQLLRDVGAAMSPFNAFLMNLGLETLPLRMERHSQNALAVAKWLEGNDKISWVVYPGLESHPTHDLAKKYLPDGCSGVLTFGVKGGTEAGEKLIDNLNLIALVVHVADARSCVLHPASTTHRQLSEEEQIASGVKPDLIRFSVGLENIDDIIDDLANALEQI from the coding sequence ATGGAGAAAAAATGGAAAATAGAAACAGCGGCTGTGCAAGGTGGATATGCTCCAGGTAATTCTGAACCAAGAGTTCTACCAATATATCAGAGTACCACATATAAATATGATACTTGCGAAGAAGTAGCCAAATTATTTGATTTAGAGGCAGCAGGACATATGTATACAAGAATCAGTAACCCAACAGTTGAGGCGTTGGAGAAAAAGATGGCTATGCTTGAAGGTGGCATTGGTGCTATGGCAACTTCATCAGGACAAGCAGCTACAATGATAGCAGTTATGACCATTTGTACGGCGGGAGATCACTTATTAGCAGCCAGTACTTTATATGGTGGTTCTTTTTCATTACTGAAAACCACACTTAAGAAATTCGGAATAGATGTTACATTTGTCGATCCAGAACTTAGTCTAGAAGAATTGAAGACTTACATAAAACCTAATACAAAAGGCGTTTTTGCTGAAACTATAGGTAATCCTGGTCTTAACATTCTAGATTTTGAGAAGTTTTCAACATTGGCACATGACAATGTTGTTCCATTAATCGTTGATAATACTTTTCCAACACCTTATTTATGCAGACCTATTGAGCATGGAGCAGATATAGTAACTCATTCATGTACTAAATACACAGATGGACATGCTACAAGTGTAGGTGGTATGATTATTGATAGTGGTAAATTCAATTGGGCTAATGGTAAATTCCCAGAAATGACAACTCCAGACGAAAGCTATCATGGTGTTGTGTATGTTAGAGATTTCAAAGAAGCAGCTTACATTACAAAAGCTAGAGTTCAATTATTAAGAGATGTTGGAGCAGCAATGAGTCCATTTAATGCTTTCTTGATGAATTTAGGATTAGAGACATTGCCTCTTAGAATGGAACGTCACAGCCAGAATGCATTAGCAGTAGCAAAATGGCTAGAAGGAAATGATAAGATTTCATGGGTTGTTTATCCAGGACTTGAAAGTCACCCAACTCACGATCTTGCCAAGAAATATCTACCAGATGGTTGCAGTGGAGTTTTAACTTTTGGTGTAAAAGGTGGAACAGAAGCAGGAGAGAAACTTATTGATAATCTGAATCTGATAGCATTGGTTGTTCATGTAGCAGATGCCAGATCTTGTGTATTACATCCAGCTAGTACTACCCATAGACAATTATCGGAAGAAGAACAGATTGCTTCAGGTGTTAAACCTGATTTGATTAGATTTTCAGTAGGTCTTGAAAATATTGATGATATTATTGATGACCTTGCCAATGCACTAGAACAAATATAA
- a CDS encoding winged helix-turn-helix transcriptional regulator, which yields MAKQSLEKFPNQKNRQKDFTCSIGFTMTVIGSKWRAIILWHIIKKEPIRYGQLKNTIPNISHKVLSLELKQLESDGLIERKAYATIPPKVEYIPTKRGLSLKDILTELCNWGKKYMES from the coding sequence ATGGCTAAACAATCATTAGAAAAATTTCCTAATCAAAAAAACAGACAAAAAGATTTTACTTGTTCAATAGGTTTTACTATGACTGTAATTGGGAGTAAATGGAGAGCCATAATATTATGGCACATAATAAAGAAAGAACCTATTAGATATGGTCAGTTAAAAAATACGATACCAAATATAAGCCATAAAGTTCTATCCTTGGAATTAAAGCAGCTTGAAAGTGATGGGCTTATAGAACGTAAGGCTTATGCGACTATTCCTCCAAAAGTTGAATATATCCCAACCAAAAGAGGTTTGTCACTAAAAGATATCCTTACTGAATTATGTAATTGGGGTAAAAAATACATGGAATCATAA
- the mmsB gene encoding multiple monosaccharide ABC transporter permease, with translation MSNENGIISLIRLSLKKNIKQYTMFIALIGLMIIFTILTGGTFIMPRNLSNLFIQTSYIAILACGVVLVIVAGHIDLSIGSVVGFLGAIAATLQVNLHYGTLVTIIITLFVGLLIGLWQGYWVAYRNVPAFIVTLAGMMIFKGTLLGVTNGATIAPLDDSFKALGQGYIPNIASLNIGSLSINMTTIIIGIIAIIIYNALELKKRGERKRYDFETLPKNLQMVKMIVVSLAIAIFFGIMASYKGIPYSIVFVLVVGILYTFITKNTTFGRHVYAIGGNKEASRLSGINIKQRNLLIFASMGILSALGAIIFTARLNAASASAGAGLELEVIASAIIGGTSTMGGEGTIVGAIIGALVMATLNNGMSLMNVGPTWQYIVKGLILLLAVWVDISTKKKN, from the coding sequence ATGTCTAATGAAAATGGAATTATAAGTCTTATTAGATTATCTCTAAAGAAAAATATAAAACAATATACAATGTTCATAGCTTTAATTGGATTAATGATTATATTCACAATACTTACTGGCGGTACATTCATAATGCCAAGGAACTTATCCAACTTGTTTATACAAACATCCTATATAGCGATTCTTGCTTGTGGGGTTGTACTTGTAATTGTTGCAGGTCATATAGATTTGTCTATCGGTTCAGTAGTAGGATTCTTAGGAGCCATAGCAGCTACACTACAAGTTAATCTTCATTACGGAACATTAGTTACTATAATAATAACATTATTTGTAGGTTTACTTATCGGATTATGGCAAGGTTATTGGGTTGCTTACAGGAATGTACCTGCATTCATTGTAACCTTAGCAGGAATGATGATTTTTAAAGGGACACTGTTAGGGGTTACCAACGGGGCAACAATCGCTCCTTTAGATGATAGTTTCAAGGCTCTTGGACAAGGATATATTCCAAACATCGCTTCTCTTAATATAGGTTCTTTATCAATTAATATGACAACGATTATTATAGGTATTATTGCAATCATTATCTATAATGCTTTAGAGCTTAAGAAAAGAGGAGAAAGAAAAAGATATGATTTTGAAACTCTACCAAAGAATCTTCAAATGGTAAAAATGATTGTTGTATCTTTAGCTATAGCTATCTTCTTCGGTATCATGGCATCTTATAAAGGTATACCTTATTCTATAGTATTTGTTTTGGTTGTTGGTATTCTATATACATTTATTACTAAGAATACTACATTTGGACGTCACGTATATGCAATTGGTGGTAATAAGGAAGCTTCTAGATTATCAGGTATCAATATTAAACAGAGAAATCTTTTGATATTTGCATCCATGGGTATATTATCAGCATTGGGAGCTATCATATTTACAGCCAGATTAAATGCGGCAAGTGCTTCAGCTGGAGCAGGACTTGAACTTGAAGTAATAGCATCTGCTATTATTGGTGGAACTAGTACTATGGGTGGAGAAGGAACCATAGTAGGAGCGATAATTGGTGCATTGGTTATGGCAACACTTAATAATGGAATGAGTCTTATGAATGTAGGACCAACATGGCAGTATATTGTTAAAGGACTTATACTATTATTAGCAGTTTGGGTAGACATTTCAACTAAAAAGAAAAACTAG
- a CDS encoding xylose ABC transporter ATP-binding protein: MNDYILQMEDITKVFPGVKALDNVNFKVKRGEIHALVGENGAGKSTLMKVLSGVHPYGSYTGRIMIDGKEQRYNGIKESEHGGVAIIYQELALVKEMNIAENIYLGNEIKKNGMIDWNKTISNTSKLLKEVGLDDNPLTKIIKLGIGKQQLIEIAKAISKNVNILILDEPTAALNETESENLLNIIRELKSKGVTCIYISHKLNEVKEIADNITVLRDGQTISTTVNDDSMTEDKIISLMVGRELTQRFPRKEHKPSEPMLEVENLTVYNPEMPDKKIIDNISFTAKKGEILGIAGLMGAGRTELAMSLFGSYGVGKTGTVKIQGKKETINSPRTAIRKGLCYLSEDRKVNGLVLGMDIKENTTLANLHKISRHGVINQNEEIKITNEYVKALKTKTPSIEQKVSNLSGGNQQKVVLAKWLMADPKILILDEPTRGIDVGAKYEIYNIMNDLVDKGVSIIMISSELPEILGMSDRILIMHEGKLTGELDYKDASQEIVMQYATGGM; encoded by the coding sequence ATGAACGACTATATACTTCAGATGGAGGACATAACTAAAGTATTTCCTGGTGTAAAAGCTCTTGATAACGTTAATTTTAAGGTTAAAAGAGGAGAAATTCATGCTTTAGTAGGAGAAAATGGTGCTGGGAAATCCACTTTGATGAAAGTTTTAAGTGGTGTTCATCCATATGGTAGTTACACAGGAAGAATCATGATAGATGGAAAAGAACAAAGATATAATGGCATCAAAGAATCTGAGCACGGTGGAGTAGCTATTATTTATCAAGAACTTGCCCTAGTTAAAGAGATGAATATAGCAGAAAATATCTATCTTGGAAATGAAATAAAGAAAAATGGTATGATAGATTGGAATAAAACAATCTCCAACACTTCCAAGTTATTAAAAGAAGTAGGGTTAGATGATAATCCATTAACTAAGATAATAAAACTTGGAATAGGTAAACAGCAATTAATCGAGATTGCCAAAGCGATATCTAAGAATGTTAATATACTTATCCTAGATGAGCCTACAGCAGCTCTTAATGAGACAGAAAGCGAGAACCTCCTTAACATCATAAGAGAGCTTAAGAGTAAAGGAGTTACATGCATATATATTTCACATAAATTAAATGAAGTAAAAGAAATAGCTGACAATATAACAGTACTAAGAGATGGTCAGACTATATCAACTACGGTTAATGATGATAGTATGACAGAGGATAAGATCATATCTCTAATGGTAGGTAGAGAGTTAACTCAGAGATTCCCAAGAAAAGAGCATAAACCATCAGAACCTATGCTGGAAGTAGAGAACCTGACTGTATATAATCCAGAGATGCCTGATAAAAAGATAATAGACAATATTTCCTTTACAGCTAAAAAAGGAGAGATTTTAGGTATTGCAGGACTTATGGGAGCAGGTAGAACAGAACTTGCCATGAGCTTATTTGGTTCCTATGGTGTAGGTAAAACTGGAACTGTCAAGATTCAAGGTAAAAAAGAGACTATTAATAGCCCTAGAACAGCCATTAGAAAAGGATTATGTTATCTTTCGGAAGATAGAAAGGTAAATGGACTTGTTCTTGGAATGGATATAAAAGAGAATACTACATTAGCTAATCTCCACAAGATCTCAAGACATGGTGTTATCAATCAGAATGAAGAGATTAAGATTACTAATGAATATGTAAAAGCCCTTAAAACAAAAACACCATCAATAGAACAAAAGGTCAGTAACTTAAGTGGAGGTAACCAACAAAAAGTTGTTCTAGCTAAATGGTTAATGGCAGATCCTAAGATTCTAATATTGGATGAGCCTACAAGAGGTATAGACGTAGGGGCTAAATATGAGATATACAATATAATGAACGATTTAGTTGACAAAGGTGTTTCAATTATTATGATTTCATCTGAGCTTCCTGAAATTCTAGGAATGAGTGATAGGATACTCATTATGCACGAAGGTAAATTGACAGGTGAACTTGATTATAAAGATGCATCACAAGAGATAGTAATGCAATATGCAACGGGAGGGATGTAA
- a CDS encoding sugar ABC transporter substrate-binding protein → MRKKFKMMSLIIGLMMLTSLFAGCSSKKDDKIVIGLSLPTQQEERWVRDKEKMEAVAKELGVELKVQVANNDLSQQDSQAKNLIAQGVDALIVAPQDASAAASIVDEAAKEGIKVISYDRLIMNTENIDVYISFDNVKVGELQGKYITDLVPEGNYFLMAGAPTDNNATLFKEGAMKYIQPLVDSGKIKVLVDQPVDDWKPENALKIVENALTANNNKVDAILAPNDGTAGGAVQALAAQGLDGKVPITGQDAELAGAIRIVEGTQTMTIFKDTRLLGEEAIKAAVALVKDEKLEEANQTVNNNSVDVPSILLTPFAVDKDNIDELLIDSGYLKKEDVYRE, encoded by the coding sequence ATGAGAAAGAAATTTAAGATGATGTCACTTATTATAGGACTTATGATGTTAACTTCACTATTTGCAGGGTGTTCTTCTAAAAAGGATGACAAAATTGTTATAGGTTTATCACTTCCAACACAACAGGAAGAAAGATGGGTAAGAGACAAAGAAAAAATGGAAGCAGTTGCAAAAGAATTAGGAGTAGAGTTAAAAGTTCAAGTTGCCAATAATGACTTGTCACAACAAGATTCACAAGCTAAGAACTTAATAGCTCAAGGAGTAGACGCATTAATAGTAGCTCCTCAAGACGCATCAGCAGCAGCATCAATCGTTGATGAAGCAGCAAAAGAAGGTATCAAGGTAATATCATATGACCGTTTAATAATGAATACAGAAAACATTGACGTATATATATCATTCGATAATGTAAAAGTTGGAGAATTACAAGGTAAATATATCACTGATCTAGTTCCAGAAGGAAATTATTTCTTAATGGCAGGTGCACCAACTGATAACAATGCAACATTATTCAAAGAAGGTGCTATGAAATATATTCAACCACTTGTTGATAGTGGAAAAATCAAAGTTTTAGTTGACCAGCCTGTTGATGACTGGAAACCAGAAAATGCTCTTAAGATAGTAGAGAATGCTCTAACAGCTAACAATAATAAAGTAGATGCAATTTTAGCGCCTAACGATGGTACTGCTGGTGGTGCTGTTCAAGCTTTAGCAGCACAAGGTCTTGACGGAAAAGTGCCTATTACAGGACAAGATGCTGAGCTTGCAGGAGCAATAAGAATCGTTGAAGGTACACAAACTATGACTATCTTCAAAGATACTAGATTATTAGGTGAAGAAGCAATAAAAGCTGCTGTAGCATTAGTTAAAGACGAGAAATTAGAAGAAGCTAATCAAACTGTAAATAATAACTCAGTTGATGTTCCATCTATCTTATTAACACCATTTGCAGTAGATAAAGATAATATAGATGAATTATTGATCGACAGTGGTTACTTGAAAAAAGAAGACGTATACAGAGAATAA
- a CDS encoding substrate-binding domain-containing protein, with amino-acid sequence MSAKRKLKVIIAIVSLLIIIVGTMIVVAMNSKKDQKVKDDTIKIGLSIDSLVIERWQRDRNIFVAKAKELGAEVLVLNANEDNDTQIKQMKYLIEQDVDVLVVIPYDKNGITEVTKAAKKKGIKVIAYDRLIFNANVDYYVSFDNEKVGRYMAESMLEAVPKGNYVIINGSSKDNNSKMFNKGTIDALKPFVEKGDINILKEVWAEDWREEVAYSCIEEILSKGEHIDGIIAANDRLAEGAIEALAENRIAGDVAVVGHDADLSACQRIVEGTQLMTVYKPIKILAQAAAEIAIKIAKGEIIENETLIDDGTYYVKYIKYDVIPVTKDNIEDTIIRDGFHIKEDIYRNIPESEWKD; translated from the coding sequence ATGTCAGCAAAAAGGAAGTTGAAGGTTATTATAGCGATAGTTAGTTTATTGATTATTATTGTAGGTACTATGATAGTTGTTGCTATGAACTCCAAAAAAGACCAAAAAGTCAAAGATGATACTATTAAGATTGGATTATCAATAGATTCTCTTGTAATAGAGAGATGGCAGAGAGATAGAAATATATTTGTAGCAAAAGCCAAAGAACTAGGAGCAGAGGTATTGGTTCTCAATGCTAATGAAGATAATGATACTCAGATTAAACAGATGAAATATCTGATTGAACAAGATGTTGATGTATTAGTTGTAATTCCATATGATAAAAATGGTATAACCGAAGTTACTAAAGCTGCTAAAAAGAAAGGTATAAAGGTTATAGCATACGATAGGCTGATATTCAATGCTAATGTAGATTATTATGTATCCTTTGATAATGAAAAAGTGGGAAGATATATGGCTGAAAGCATGTTGGAAGCTGTACCAAAAGGGAATTATGTAATTATTAATGGTTCAAGTAAAGATAACAATAGCAAGATGTTTAACAAAGGAACAATAGATGCATTAAAACCTTTTGTAGAAAAAGGTGACATCAATATATTAAAAGAGGTATGGGCAGAAGATTGGAGAGAAGAAGTAGCATATTCTTGTATAGAAGAAATCCTATCAAAAGGAGAACATATTGATGGGATAATTGCTGCCAATGACCGTTTGGCAGAAGGAGCAATCGAAGCATTGGCTGAAAACAGAATAGCTGGAGATGTTGCAGTGGTAGGCCATGATGCCGATTTATCAGCATGTCAGAGGATTGTTGAAGGTACTCAACTTATGACAGTCTATAAACCTATAAAGATTCTTGCACAAGCAGCAGCTGAAATAGCTATCAAAATAGCAAAAGGTGAGATAATAGAGAATGAGACTCTTATTGATGATGGAACATATTATGTGAAATATATAAAATATGATGTTATTCCTGTAACCAAGGATAATATTGAAGATACTATAATAAGAGATGGATTCCATATCAAGGAAGATATCTATAGAAATATACCAGAGAGTGAGTGGAAGGATTAA
- a CDS encoding response regulator: MYKLLVVDDEEIVINAVKFIVSKNFDNVEVVDSARNGREAIEKASNHNPDIIFMDIRMPGINGIDAIKEIKERNSRVQFVILSAYEQFEFAKEAVNLGVKEYILKPINRYKLIDTLNSIISDLEEKEKKRKKELENIEKLQNILPILESGFIYSILMDKEFGKEVKRYQDLFDLGDDGGYMMIIEFGEGEKAMSLTNKIGSSVKSQKFYPSIRDMLKYRCKCLIGPTMINRIIVFVATKEHEDEYKQRLEAIQMAEDIVKKAKKSTDVEFFIGIGGYSKIEYLHNSYEEALKALRDNSGEHVVHIMDVKEVKDISLDKYNERCKKLLSSIELGNTDEALLILNKIFDSISKLVPINRKSKMIELIVLIYQMAYTMGIPSDIYIDYSSYLQEIINMEEEKIQRWAIKRTKHIIKMVKEYKQNKVSKLIMNAKDYIDKYFSNEITLEEVSKVISISPQYFSRLFKEETGYNFIEYLTNIRINKSKSLIKNSNKTIKEICYEVGYNDPNYFSRLFKKIVGISPTEYQKDI, translated from the coding sequence ATGTATAAGCTATTAGTTGTTGATGATGAGGAAATAGTTATAAATGCAGTCAAATTTATTGTTAGTAAGAATTTTGATAATGTTGAAGTTGTTGATAGTGCGAGAAATGGTAGAGAGGCCATAGAAAAAGCTAGTAACCATAATCCAGATATAATATTTATGGATATAAGGATGCCAGGTATAAACGGTATTGATGCAATTAAAGAAATAAAAGAAAGAAACAGTAGAGTGCAATTTGTTATACTATCTGCTTATGAACAATTCGAATTTGCCAAAGAAGCAGTTAATCTAGGTGTAAAAGAGTATATTCTCAAGCCAATAAACAGATATAAACTTATTGATACGCTGAACTCCATAATAAGCGACTTGGAGGAGAAGGAAAAAAAGAGAAAAAAAGAATTGGAGAACATAGAAAAACTTCAAAATATACTGCCTATACTTGAAAGTGGATTCATATACTCAATCTTAATGGATAAGGAGTTCGGAAAAGAAGTAAAAAGATACCAAGATCTCTTTGACCTAGGGGATGATGGTGGTTATATGATGATCATTGAGTTTGGTGAAGGTGAAAAAGCCATGTCTCTAACTAATAAAATTGGCTCAAGTGTAAAAAGCCAAAAATTCTATCCAAGTATCAGAGATATGTTAAAATATAGATGTAAATGCCTTATAGGTCCTACTATGATTAACAGGATAATTGTTTTTGTGGCAACAAAGGAACATGAGGATGAGTACAAGCAGAGGCTTGAAGCTATCCAGATGGCTGAAGATATTGTGAAAAAAGCCAAGAAAAGCACTGATGTAGAATTTTTTATAGGTATTGGAGGATATAGTAAAATCGAATACCTTCATAATTCTTATGAAGAAGCTTTGAAGGCTCTTAGGGACAATAGCGGTGAGCATGTTGTTCATATTATGGATGTAAAAGAGGTAAAAGATATCTCTCTAGATAAGTATAATGAACGATGTAAAAAACTATTAAGCAGCATTGAACTTGGAAATACAGATGAAGCATTATTAATACTCAATAAAATATTTGATAGTATATCTAAGTTAGTGCCTATCAATAGGAAAAGTAAAATGATAGAATTGATTGTGCTCATATATCAGATGGCTTATACTATGGGTATACCATCAGATATTTATATAGACTATTCTTCATATTTACAAGAAATAATTAATATGGAAGAAGAAAAAATCCAAAGATGGGCCATAAAAAGAACAAAACATATTATAAAGATGGTTAAAGAATACAAACAGAACAAAGTAAGTAAATTGATAATGAATGCGAAAGATTATATTGACAAGTATTTCAGTAATGAAATTACTTTAGAAGAGGTTTCTAAGGTGATAAGTATAAGTCCTCAATATTTCAGCAGGTTATTTAAAGAAGAGACAGGTTATAATTTTATTGAATACCTGACCAATATTCGTATAAATAAATCAAAGTCTCTTATTAAGAATTCTAACAAAACCATTAAAGAAATTTGTTATGAAGTAGGATATAATGATCCAAACTATTTCAGTAGATTGTTCAAGAAGATTGTTGGTATATCACCTACGGAATACCAAAAAGACATATAA
- a CDS encoding sensor histidine kinase, with protein sequence MRFFDRLLRLNTIRRKMLVYFMITIILISIVSIFTFIMSSKFMQKMESMFVDGVALTELSETVTKVNVNLNNYLSTKHSDSLNNYLRYSDELREKAMDMNKGLSYDNNRLLLKDIAFMIETYLNEADKGIAAKRGRDIDEYLTVYTTTTQLESYIKEYINKVNYNEFNRNTREYLNIKNKLKFLQQINIILILDIIILSILIIYSTTYKMTEPIIKLSHNAEEIAKGNFDIDEVIVSTDDEIKVMAVAFNKMKSNIKEYIKKLRNTAEMEAKLMDQELQNLKMKNLLDNAELQALQSQINPHFLFNTLNAGVQLAMMEGADTTSSFLENMSALFRYNIKKLDNPVTLKEEIENIKSYSELLKVRFGDFIQFEFSVDNSISQIFMPPLILQPLVENACIHGIGDLEEGGIVRIVTRKEKEYGQIIIEDNGVGMKKDDIEKVLKVTSESKILQKAKKGHTTGIGLGNVIHRLHLYFGKEDVIKIISEKGMGTKIVINLPLENKDILSDREEMR encoded by the coding sequence TTGAGATTCTTTGATAGGTTATTAAGGCTTAATACTATTCGTAGAAAAATGCTGGTTTATTTTATGATAACAATCATATTAATAAGTATAGTAAGTATATTTACTTTCATAATGTCCAGTAAATTCATGCAGAAGATGGAATCCATGTTCGTTGATGGAGTTGCCCTTACAGAGCTATCTGAAACTGTTACAAAAGTAAATGTTAACCTTAATAATTACTTGTCTACTAAACATTCAGATAGTCTTAATAACTATCTTAGATATAGTGATGAATTAAGAGAAAAAGCAATGGATATGAATAAAGGTTTATCTTATGACAACAACAGGTTATTACTTAAGGATATAGCTTTTATGATTGAAACATATCTTAATGAAGCAGATAAAGGGATTGCAGCAAAAAGAGGACGGGATATTGATGAATACCTGACTGTATATACTACTACAACACAATTAGAAAGTTACATCAAGGAATATATCAACAAAGTTAATTATAATGAATTCAATAGGAATACCAGGGAGTATCTTAATATAAAGAACAAATTGAAATTTTTGCAGCAGATTAATATTATACTAATATTAGATATAATAATATTATCTATTCTAATTATTTATTCTACAACATACAAAATGACAGAACCTATTATAAAATTATCCCATAATGCTGAAGAGATAGCTAAAGGAAATTTTGATATAGATGAAGTAATAGTATCTACTGACGATGAAATAAAAGTAATGGCGGTAGCATTCAATAAGATGAAATCCAATATCAAAGAGTATATCAAGAAACTTAGAAATACAGCAGAAATGGAAGCCAAATTGATGGATCAGGAACTTCAGAACCTTAAGATGAAAAATCTTTTGGATAATGCTGAGTTACAAGCACTTCAATCTCAAATAAACCCACATTTTCTATTTAATACCTTGAATGCAGGAGTACAACTTGCAATGATGGAAGGTGCTGATACCACCAGCAGTTTCTTAGAAAACATGTCGGCCCTTTTCAGGTATAATATTAAGAAACTGGATAACCCAGTAACATTGAAAGAAGAAATTGAAAACATTAAATCATATTCTGAGTTGTTAAAAGTACGTTTTGGAGATTTTATTCAATTTGAATTCAGTGTTGACAATAGTATCTCTCAAATATTTATGCCTCCTCTGATTTTACAACCGTTAGTGGAAAATGCATGTATTCATGGAATTGGGGATTTGGAAGAAGGGGGTATAGTACGTATAGTTACAAGAAAAGAAAAAGAATATGGACAAATCATTATTGAAGATAATGGTGTTGGAATGAAGAAGGATGACATTGAGAAGGTGCTCAAAGTAACCTCTGAATCCAAAATACTTCAGAAAGCAAAGAAGGGGCATACTACAGGTATAGGACTGGGAAATGTCATTCACAGATTACATCTTTACTTCGGGAAAGAAGATGTAATAAAAATTATTAGTGAAAAAGGTATGGGGACTAAAATCGTTATTAACCTTCCTTTGGAAAATAAAGATATTCTATCAGACCGTGAGGAGATGCGTTAA
- a CDS encoding substrate-binding domain-containing protein encodes MKKVILGIIIGILSLVLIISLGLSFLYMKDVNYSKEQKFNKDKDSPKYHLMVISNDINTLSGEAFLKGLNDASHKMKVALEINDVKKEDINEQLDYINIAIASKVDGIILQVTDNEKIKEAINHAVDMGVPVVTVFEDVPASKRQSYVGSNSFEIGEKAGKLVSNAIDNKGEIAIILDNIQENDYLETSKNLILSGFKDITNKYDEMEIKKVEESKLGLLGAEDIISKIINSYPNISAIFCSSVKDTIGVAQVIVDLNKVGDISIVGYGDSEEVLKYIEKHVIDASIVDNPYDIGSKSIEAILEVITKGTTSSFYDTGLNIITNENIDDYTNKRQKSEGDES; translated from the coding sequence ATGAAAAAAGTTATTTTAGGTATAATAATAGGTATATTATCTTTAGTATTAATAATTAGTCTAGGTCTCTCATTTTTATATATGAAAGACGTTAATTATAGTAAAGAACAGAAATTCAATAAAGATAAAGATTCACCTAAATACCACCTAATGGTTATTTCCAATGATATCAATACATTATCAGGGGAAGCATTTTTAAAAGGACTCAATGATGCTAGCCACAAAATGAAAGTGGCATTAGAGATCAATGATGTCAAGAAAGAAGATATAAATGAACAGTTGGATTATATTAATATAGCTATAGCGTCAAAGGTTGATGGTATTATTCTTCAGGTAACGGATAATGAAAAGATTAAAGAAGCCATTAATCATGCTGTGGATATGGGAGTTCCCGTTGTAACTGTATTTGAAGATGTACCAGCTAGTAAAAGACAGAGTTATGTAGGGTCCAATTCATTTGAAATTGGAGAGAAAGCTGGGAAACTAGTTAGCAATGCCATAGATAATAAAGGAGAAATTGCTATAATCCTTGATAATATTCAAGAAAATGATTATTTGGAGACATCCAAGAATCTTATATTATCAGGATTCAAGGATATCACTAATAAATATGATGAAATGGAAATAAAAAAAGTTGAAGAATCCAAATTAGGTTTATTAGGAGCAGAAGACATTATCAGCAAGATAATAAACAGTTATCCTAATATAAGTGCTATCTTTTGCAGCAGCGTCAAAGATACCATTGGTGTTGCTCAAGTGATTGTTGACCTTAACAAAGTAGGGGATATCTCAATAGTTGGATATGGGGACAGTGAAGAAGTATTGAAGTATATTGAAAAGCATGTAATAGATGCCTCTATAGTTGATAATCCTTATGATATAGGATCTAAGAGTATAGAAGCTATATTAGAAGTTATAACAAAAGGTACAACATCATCCTTTTATGATACTGGTTTAAATATTATCACTAATGAAAATATTGATGATTATACCAATAAAAGGCAAAAGAGTGAAGGTGATGAAAGTTGA